One genomic segment of Elgaria multicarinata webbii isolate HBS135686 ecotype San Diego chromosome 21, rElgMul1.1.pri, whole genome shotgun sequence includes these proteins:
- the LOC134412174 gene encoding general transcription and DNA repair factor IIH helicase subunit XPD-like translates to MLGAWLEHQRDQFQIHENNFLAFDAMWHAAQGMGRVIQGKTDYGLMAFADKGRSAKVTRFLHSSLGQSCSISLNHGLAAFTFKT, encoded by the exons ATGTTGGGT GCCTGGCTGGAGCACCAGAGGGACCAGTTCCAAATCCATGAGAACAACTTCCTGGCCTTTGATGCCATGTGGCACGCAGCGCAGGGCATGGGCCGGGTGATCCAGGGCAAGACCGACTATGGCCTCATGGCCTTTGCTGACAAG GGACGGTCAGCAAAAGTGACTCGTTTCCTGCATTCAAGCCTTGGACAAAGTTGttcaatttctttaaaccacGGGTTAGCTGCGTTTACGTTTAAAACCTGA